A stretch of the Nitrososphaerales archaeon genome encodes the following:
- a CDS encoding glycosyltransferase family protein, translating to MNRVYIALYGVGLGHASRMLLVAKNLAEHANIRFSSFGDAVDYIKMHGFECNSVAPIDFGWSADAGFSIKESIVKLPQNFFRFTVQLGTEGKNIGNFQPDVVISDTRLSSLFMAKALDIPCITILNQIKLLLSPRLREVSVARIFEDMLGEMLGTFWAKSDSVLIPDLPPPYTLSEQNIWSVDSAASKLKYIGFMASKPTVNEDYVDKVAKLLGFSRSKPIVFAHISGPAATKMAVLKNVLEAFKENDWLQFVASEGKPGGSTVPRKIRGGWYFEWCPVRDEIFAMSDLLIIRGGHSTLAQAILYGKPVLTVPIENHGEQLGNAAKAQKIGLGLMLRQKELKPKDIYSATEHILNDASFKKNAKILMQTANKLNGVENIADTVKSYF from the coding sequence ATGAACAGAGTTTACATAGCCTTGTATGGGGTAGGTTTGGGTCATGCAAGCCGGATGTTACTCGTTGCGAAAAACTTGGCCGAACACGCAAACATTAGGTTTTCATCCTTTGGAGATGCTGTAGATTACATCAAGATGCATGGTTTCGAATGCAATTCTGTAGCCCCAATAGATTTTGGGTGGAGTGCAGATGCAGGTTTCTCAATAAAAGAGAGCATTGTAAAGTTACCTCAAAACTTTTTCCGTTTTACTGTCCAACTAGGCACTGAGGGAAAAAATATTGGGAATTTCCAACCTGATGTAGTCATATCTGATACACGATTATCTTCATTGTTTATGGCTAAAGCATTAGACATCCCATGCATTACAATCTTGAATCAGATAAAATTGCTGCTTTCGCCCCGTTTGCGAGAAGTTAGTGTTGCGCGAATTTTCGAAGACATGCTTGGAGAGATGCTTGGCACTTTCTGGGCCAAGAGTGACTCCGTACTTATACCGGATCTTCCTCCGCCATATACATTATCTGAACAGAATATCTGGTCCGTGGACAGTGCGGCTAGCAAACTAAAATACATTGGCTTCATGGCATCAAAACCAACAGTCAATGAAGACTACGTGGACAAGGTAGCGAAGTTATTAGGATTCAGTCGCAGTAAGCCAATAGTATTTGCACATATAAGCGGACCGGCAGCAACAAAAATGGCAGTATTGAAAAATGTACTCGAGGCGTTCAAAGAAAATGACTGGCTGCAGTTTGTGGCATCTGAAGGAAAACCCGGTGGTAGCACCGTACCTAGGAAGATAAGAGGTGGGTGGTACTTCGAGTGGTGCCCAGTTAGGGACGAAATATTTGCGATGAGCGACCTGCTCATAATAAGAGGCGGGCATTCAACACTTGCGCAGGCTATATTATACGGAAAGCCCGTGCTCACAGTACCGATAGAAAATCATGGTGAACAGTTAGGAAACGCGGCCAAGGCACAAAAGATAGGATTGGGATTGATGCTTAGACAGAAGGAGTTAAAGCCCAAAGATATCTACAGTGCAACCGAACATATATTGAATGATGCCAGCTTTAAGAAAAATGCCAAGATATTGATGCAAACTGCCAACAAACTAAACGGTGTTGAGAATATAGCTGATACAGTAAAATCATACTTTTAG